From the Exiguobacterium aurantiacum genome, one window contains:
- a CDS encoding MBOAT family O-acyltransferase — protein MLFSSSVFLFYFLPIVLGLYFVSPRFLKNFVLLAASLFFYAWGEPRFVMIMLVSILMNYMFGLWVDRYRHDAKRLKATMVAMVLGNIGMLGVFKYASFFVENTNSLFGLNLNDPEIPLPIGISFFTFQAMSYVIDVYREDGKVQKNPLNLALYIALFPQLIAGPIVRYQTVADEINDRRETLDDFVSGIQRFVIGLGKKMILANSCGYVADQVFNSPAGEISTTLAWIGIIAYSLQIYFDFSGYSDMAIGLGRMFGFHFLENFNYPYISKSVSEFWRRWHISLGSWFRDYVYIPLGGNRSGPWKTYRNLAIVWTLTGVWHGASWTFVAWGAYYGIFIMLERAFLGKWLARIPAALAHLFTLFVVVIGWVFFRADNFPYAIEYLQTMFALNNTPLFDSTSQFYLMQYGAVLLIAMIAATPIPKWLTMKVLKYEVESANVSYRIFTGLIRAAGISLLFVISISFIVSSTFNPFIYFRF, from the coding sequence ATGTTATTTAGTTCATCGGTATTTCTATTTTATTTCTTACCGATTGTGCTTGGTTTGTACTTCGTGTCTCCCCGTTTTTTAAAGAACTTCGTATTGCTCGCGGCAAGCTTGTTCTTCTATGCATGGGGCGAGCCAAGGTTCGTCATGATTATGCTCGTCTCCATTTTGATGAACTATATGTTCGGGCTTTGGGTCGATCGATACCGACATGACGCCAAGCGTTTAAAAGCGACGATGGTTGCGATGGTCTTAGGAAATATCGGTATGCTTGGCGTCTTTAAATATGCCAGTTTTTTCGTGGAAAACACGAATTCGCTGTTCGGTCTGAATTTGAATGATCCAGAAATCCCGTTACCAATCGGGATTTCATTCTTTACATTCCAAGCGATGAGTTACGTCATCGACGTGTATCGGGAAGACGGAAAAGTTCAAAAGAATCCCCTAAACCTTGCGCTCTATATCGCATTATTCCCGCAGTTGATTGCCGGCCCGATTGTTCGTTATCAAACAGTGGCCGATGAAATCAATGATCGTCGCGAAACGTTAGACGATTTCGTTTCGGGCATTCAACGGTTCGTCATTGGACTCGGTAAGAAAATGATTTTAGCAAATAGTTGTGGCTATGTAGCAGACCAAGTGTTCAATAGCCCAGCAGGCGAAATTTCAACGACGTTAGCATGGATTGGTATTATCGCATACTCGTTACAAATATACTTTGATTTCTCGGGTTATTCAGATATGGCAATCGGACTTGGCCGGATGTTTGGTTTTCACTTTCTTGAAAACTTCAATTATCCGTACATCTCAAAATCAGTCTCAGAGTTTTGGAGAAGATGGCACATTTCACTCGGAAGTTGGTTCCGGGACTATGTCTATATTCCGTTGGGTGGAAATCGTTCCGGCCCGTGGAAGACTTATCGTAACTTAGCGATTGTGTGGACGCTTACTGGAGTATGGCACGGTGCAAGTTGGACGTTCGTCGCTTGGGGTGCCTACTATGGGATTTTCATCATGCTTGAACGAGCATTTCTCGGGAAATGGTTGGCCCGGATTCCAGCTGCCTTGGCTCACCTATTTACATTGTTTGTAGTTGTCATCGGTTGGGTATTCTTCAGAGCAGACAATTTCCCATACGCCATCGAGTATTTGCAAACGATGTTCGCGTTAAATAACACGCCGTTGTTTGATTCGACGTCTCAGTTTTATTTAATGCAGTATGGAGCTGTATTGTTAATCGCTATGATTGCGGCTACACCGATTCCGAAATGGCTGACGATGAAGGTTCTAAAATATGAGGTCGAATCTGCGAATGTCTCTTATCGAATCTTTACAGGTTTGATTCGAGCAGCAGGGATTTCACTTTTATTCGTCATCTCCATTTCATTTATCGTGTCCAGTACCTTCAATCCGTTTATTTACTTCCGTTTTTAA
- a CDS encoding nucleotide sugar dehydrogenase — MKVCTIGLGYIGLPTSAVFAQYGVDVVGVDIHQSVVDKLNRGEIHIEEPGLGDVVKSVVENGKFRASMEPEKADAFIIAVPTPNNDDEHKSCDLTYVLDATKRVLPHVEKGNVIIVESTIAPRTMDDFVKPLVEEAGFVVGEDIYLVHCPERVLPGQILHELVHNNRIVGGLTPACAEAGARVYGTFVEGEIIKTDAKTAEMSKLMENTFRDVNIALANELAKVCNALDINVLDVIEMANKHPRVNLHSPGPGVGGHCLAVDPYFIVAKQPEHAKIIKLSRDTNVSMPAYVVENVQKLIGDSKDAKVAAFGVTYKGNVDDMRESPAVEIIELMLEQGMNVAVHDPHVEVSSSKHFELVSKEEALQDADIVLILVDHNEFKELDFAELTSMMRRPMIFDTRNIVKADQDEQVDVVNYGNLYSFVNKANLTV, encoded by the coding sequence ATGAAAGTTTGTACTATTGGTTTAGGATATATTGGTCTGCCGACATCAGCCGTCTTTGCACAATACGGGGTGGACGTTGTTGGTGTTGACATTCATCAATCGGTTGTCGATAAATTAAACCGCGGAGAAATTCACATCGAAGAGCCGGGTCTCGGAGATGTTGTAAAATCTGTAGTTGAAAATGGTAAATTCCGCGCTTCGATGGAACCGGAAAAAGCTGATGCGTTTATCATTGCGGTACCGACACCGAATAACGATGACGAGCATAAGTCATGTGATTTAACATATGTTCTTGACGCCACTAAACGTGTCTTGCCTCATGTAGAAAAAGGTAACGTCATCATTGTCGAATCGACAATTGCCCCACGTACGATGGATGATTTTGTGAAGCCGCTTGTGGAAGAGGCTGGATTTGTGGTTGGAGAAGATATTTATCTTGTTCATTGCCCGGAACGTGTTCTTCCAGGTCAAATTCTTCATGAGCTCGTCCACAATAACCGGATCGTCGGTGGATTAACACCAGCTTGTGCGGAAGCAGGAGCACGTGTGTACGGCACTTTCGTCGAAGGTGAGATTATTAAAACCGATGCGAAAACGGCAGAGATGTCTAAATTGATGGAAAACACATTCCGAGATGTAAACATCGCGCTAGCGAATGAACTTGCGAAAGTTTGTAACGCCCTCGATATCAACGTTCTTGACGTGATTGAAATGGCCAATAAACACCCGCGTGTAAACCTCCACAGCCCAGGGCCTGGTGTCGGTGGACACTGTCTCGCTGTTGATCCTTACTTCATTGTTGCGAAACAACCCGAACATGCGAAGATTATTAAATTGTCACGTGATACAAACGTATCGATGCCGGCATACGTTGTGGAAAACGTTCAAAAATTGATTGGTGACTCGAAAGATGCCAAAGTCGCTGCCTTCGGCGTGACGTACAAAGGAAACGTTGACGATATGCGCGAGAGTCCTGCTGTGGAGATCATCGAATTGATGCTTGAGCAAGGGATGAACGTCGCTGTTCACGATCCACACGTGGAAGTGTCATCATCGAAACATTTTGAGCTCGTCTCAAAAGAAGAGGCATTGCAAGACGCGGATATCGTGCTCATCCTCGTAGACCACAATGAATTTAAAGAATTGGATTTTGCTGAATTGACATCAATGATGCGTCGTCCGATGATTTTTGACACACGAAATATTGTGAAAGCCGACCAAGATGAACAAGTTGATGTCGTGAACTACGGCAACCTCTATTCTTTTGTGAACAAGGCTAATCTCACTGTCTGA
- the wecB gene encoding non-hydrolyzing UDP-N-acetylglucosamine 2-epimerase, translating into MIKVMTVFGTRPEAIKMAPLVLELKKREGVEPIVVVTAQHRQMLDQVLNLFKITPDYDLDIMKDKQTLFDVTTRVLHGMDDVIKEAKPDIVLVHGDTTTTFATSLAAFYNQTAVGHVEAGLRTYNLYSPFPEEANRQLTGVLANLHFAPTDVSAGNLVSEGKQQDMIYVTGNTAIDALNTTVKDSYTNPILDEITAQGRRLVLLTAHRRENLGEPMRNMFRAVRRLIEKYEDIEVVYPVHMNPIVRELANEILHDLDRVQLIEPLDVFDFHNFAAKSHLILTDSGGVQEEAPSLGVPVLVLRDTTERPEGVAAGTLKLAGTEEETIFGLADELLSDETKHLEMSKASNPYGDGQASARIVDAILTHFNK; encoded by the coding sequence ATGATTAAAGTAATGACTGTTTTTGGGACGCGTCCTGAAGCAATCAAGATGGCCCCCCTCGTACTTGAATTGAAGAAACGTGAAGGGGTAGAACCGATTGTTGTGGTAACAGCGCAGCATCGACAAATGCTTGATCAAGTCTTAAACTTATTTAAAATCACACCGGATTACGATTTGGATATTATGAAGGACAAGCAAACGTTGTTTGATGTGACGACACGGGTCCTTCACGGGATGGACGATGTCATCAAAGAAGCTAAACCGGACATTGTGCTCGTACACGGTGACACAACGACAACATTTGCGACTTCACTTGCGGCATTTTATAATCAAACGGCCGTCGGACATGTCGAAGCAGGTCTTCGGACTTACAACTTGTATTCGCCGTTCCCAGAAGAGGCGAATCGACAGTTGACGGGCGTTTTGGCAAATCTTCATTTTGCACCGACTGACGTTTCAGCTGGGAACTTGGTGTCTGAAGGTAAGCAGCAGGATATGATTTACGTTACCGGAAACACTGCGATTGACGCATTGAACACGACGGTAAAAGATTCATACACGAACCCGATTCTTGACGAGATCACTGCACAAGGACGTCGTCTCGTCTTGTTGACGGCACACCGTCGTGAGAACCTCGGAGAGCCGATGCGCAATATGTTCCGTGCCGTTCGTCGTTTGATTGAAAAGTATGAGGACATTGAAGTGGTCTATCCGGTGCACATGAACCCCATCGTGCGCGAACTCGCGAACGAAATTCTTCACGATCTAGACCGCGTACAATTGATCGAGCCACTCGATGTCTTCGATTTCCATAACTTTGCGGCGAAATCACACTTAATCTTAACGGATTCAGGTGGCGTCCAAGAAGAAGCACCATCGCTTGGTGTCCCTGTCCTTGTGCTTCGTGATACGACGGAACGACCAGAAGGTGTGGCAGCAGGTACGCTTAAGCTCGCAGGTACTGAGGAAGAAACCATTTTTGGATTAGCAGACGAATTGCTATCGGATGAGACAAAACATCTTGAGATGTCGAAAGCTTCAAACCCATACGGAGATGGACAAGCTTCAGCACGCATTGTTGATGCGATTTTGACGCACTTCAATAAATAA
- a CDS encoding YdcF family protein, whose translation MARRNADGTYRYVLVLGAKVNGIQPSRALLHRIEAAAEYAKQYPHVELIASGGQGPDEGMAEARVIARELTARGIDAARIHIEAESTSTYENFLFSRSIWSGESGLTVVTNDFHVRRARLVGRLYFGLSTDALYARTPTATKLKYVVREQLAYVKLFINYMRWKWRP comes from the coding sequence ATGGCACGAAGAAACGCTGACGGCACGTATCGCTACGTCCTCGTCCTCGGTGCGAAAGTGAACGGGATTCAACCGTCCCGTGCCTTGTTGCACCGGATTGAAGCGGCGGCTGAGTACGCGAAGCAATATCCGCATGTCGAACTCATCGCTTCTGGGGGACAAGGACCTGATGAAGGGATGGCGGAGGCCCGCGTCATTGCCCGGGAGTTGACGGCACGTGGCATTGATGCGGCGCGAATCCATATCGAAGCGGAGTCGACGTCGACGTATGAGAACTTTCTGTTCAGCCGTTCGATTTGGAGTGGAGAGTCTGGTCTGACCGTCGTCACGAACGACTTTCATGTGAGGCGGGCCCGGCTCGTCGGACGCCTGTACTTTGGGCTCTCGACCGACGCACTGTATGCGAGAACGCCGACGGCCACAAAACTGAAGTACGTCGTCCGTGAACAGTTGGCGTACGTGAAGCTGTTCATCAACTATATGCGCTGGAAATGGCGACCATGA
- a CDS encoding DHHW family protein encodes MPNLKLSDDRGRSPKARKGQKSSTVINLLIMMIFLGTLLLGLAVYTLGDDREISHVEGRELAQKPDFSFTSLFEGDYTEQFETYTNDQVFQRDRWVYINGFVRKNGLFQPLSNGIYGLPSGMLLEPAEKVQNFDGFKEPFGQFSNDMKQAEVPVWFASAPSKASFADAQGLIPSHIPSYNDESRKVMHGVLDEVGIEVIDLYDSLKENDIEDVYFKTDHHWSINGAYVGYEQIMSTLQQEFPELETLPKEHWESKSMTTPYYGTYARKASLPYVKSADYLEYWEPTEGFNSQVCMSFESCDGEVIDRNELKKTDPFEDYYGVFMGGNYSHLKIEQKTKKNDRHIVVLKDSYANPLLGLLGESVGEITVFDVRYTEDIDISEYIVEEDVDGVMFMHNDVISGLAQDYSKSF; translated from the coding sequence ATGCCAAACTTAAAATTATCTGATGACAGAGGCCGGAGTCCTAAAGCGAGAAAAGGTCAAAAATCATCTACGGTGATCAATCTATTGATTATGATGATTTTTCTTGGCACCCTTTTGTTAGGTCTTGCCGTGTATACATTAGGAGATGACCGTGAAATCTCTCATGTTGAAGGCCGTGAATTGGCTCAAAAACCAGACTTTTCTTTTACTAGTCTCTTTGAAGGTGACTATACGGAGCAATTTGAAACGTATACGAACGACCAGGTGTTTCAACGTGATCGTTGGGTATATATTAACGGTTTTGTGAGGAAAAATGGATTGTTTCAGCCGCTGAGTAACGGCATCTATGGTCTTCCAAGTGGCATGTTGCTTGAACCGGCTGAGAAAGTTCAGAATTTCGATGGGTTCAAAGAACCGTTCGGTCAATTTTCAAATGACATGAAACAAGCAGAGGTACCAGTCTGGTTCGCATCAGCTCCTAGTAAGGCGTCTTTTGCGGATGCACAAGGACTGATTCCGAGTCATATCCCTTCGTACAATGATGAATCGCGAAAGGTCATGCATGGGGTTTTAGATGAAGTCGGGATTGAAGTGATTGATTTGTATGATTCATTAAAAGAAAACGATATAGAAGATGTTTACTTTAAAACAGATCATCACTGGTCGATCAATGGAGCCTATGTAGGATATGAGCAAATTATGTCCACGCTTCAACAAGAGTTTCCGGAATTAGAGACGTTACCGAAAGAACATTGGGAGTCAAAAAGCATGACCACTCCGTATTATGGGACGTATGCTCGAAAAGCTTCACTTCCTTACGTGAAATCAGCAGATTATTTAGAGTACTGGGAACCTACGGAAGGTTTTAATTCGCAAGTGTGCATGAGTTTTGAGTCATGTGACGGAGAAGTAATTGATCGAAATGAATTAAAAAAGACAGATCCATTTGAAGATTACTATGGTGTGTTCATGGGTGGAAATTACAGCCATTTAAAAATCGAGCAAAAAACGAAAAAAAATGATCGTCACATCGTCGTCCTTAAAGATTCTTATGCCAACCCATTGCTTGGATTGTTAGGGGAGTCCGTTGGAGAAATTACCGTGTTTGATGTGCGGTATACAGAGGATATCGATATTTCTGAATATATCGTTGAAGAAGACGTAGATGGTGTTATGTTCATGCACAATGACGTCATTAGTGGACTAGCCCAAGATTATTCTAAGAGTTTTTAA
- a CDS encoding ABC transporter permease, producing the protein MLKAPKQIYSEIRESLYLILRLSMYETKSMYSMQYLGFLWELVTPILQISVYWFVFGFGIREGRDIDGVAFLPWLVSGIIVWFFISPAITTTARSVYSRIGLVSKMSFPLSTIPAYVLLSLLYRHFGMIVVSFVLLAFFGYYPGWHTFWLIYLLISAVALLYALALLTSALTTIIRDLQNLLMSVMRMMLYLTPIFWLPTGWVQQVLQLNPLYYLVEGYRSMFLGTDWIVENWEWGIYYWAIVIVLFFVGSNVHMRFRRYFIDYI; encoded by the coding sequence ATGTTAAAAGCTCCTAAACAAATATATTCTGAAATTCGGGAGAGTCTCTATTTAATATTGAGACTCTCTATGTATGAAACAAAAAGTATGTATTCCATGCAATACTTAGGGTTTCTATGGGAATTGGTGACACCGATTCTTCAAATCTCGGTCTACTGGTTTGTCTTTGGCTTCGGTATCCGAGAAGGAAGAGACATAGACGGTGTCGCATTTTTACCATGGTTGGTCAGCGGAATCATTGTATGGTTTTTCATCAGCCCAGCAATTACGACAACTGCCCGTTCCGTGTACTCGCGGATCGGGCTCGTTTCTAAAATGAGCTTCCCTCTTAGTACGATTCCTGCATACGTGTTACTATCGTTGCTTTATCGACATTTCGGAATGATTGTTGTCAGTTTCGTTTTGCTTGCTTTCTTCGGCTATTATCCGGGGTGGCATACGTTCTGGTTGATTTACTTGTTGATTAGCGCTGTCGCACTGCTTTATGCGCTCGCACTGTTAACGTCGGCCTTGACTACAATTATCCGCGACTTACAAAACTTGCTTATGTCTGTTATGCGAATGATGCTCTATTTGACTCCAATCTTTTGGCTACCTACGGGATGGGTTCAACAAGTACTGCAATTGAATCCTCTTTACTATCTCGTGGAAGGGTATCGTTCGATGTTTCTTGGCACAGATTGGATTGTGGAGAACTGGGAATGGGGCATTTACTATTGGGCCATCGTCATTGTTTTGTTCTTCGTGGGTTCAAACGTTCATATGCGTTTCCGTCGTTACTTTATCGATTATATTTAA